In one window of Flavobacteriales bacterium DNA:
- a CDS encoding GWxTD domain-containing protein — translation MTRITIVSALCLLTFLRAQANGIEAFFSYTTFYSQEEGPYVETYITMLGETAQYMESASGNWYAEVKVKTIITGFGRDVYLDRHVLRSPPVANEKDAKPNFLDMQRIPLANGTYEVTITIQDLHSDKEPQTTSFNVTVDCPADEVFISDIELVDSYEEAIGPPSDFTKSGLEMIPYAMDYYPESIDKITYYAEIYHTDAILGAGQRYLANIYIESDQTRAPMANLSRFKKQVTAPTNALFGEFPLDKVYSGDFHLVIEVRDTTNQLLAITKRYFQRSQPAVSTTMADVESTDITLSFATTFHSKDTLIDYIRSLRPISNERDLVFADNAIASDDIELMQKYFHSFWLSRNPEDPAKAWKEYKVKVDEVNEKFGTRLSKGYDTDRGRVYLQYGAPNSIAKSYNEPSAYPYEIWHYYMLGAQPNRRFIFYNPDLVTDEFALLHSDAKGEVFNSQWEQVIHKRTTPMGNLDDQGSPGHMGGRSSDLYRNPR, via the coding sequence ATGACTAGAATCACGATCGTTTCCGCCCTCTGTCTTCTGACGTTTCTGCGTGCCCAGGCCAATGGAATAGAAGCCTTTTTCAGTTATACGACCTTTTACTCACAAGAGGAAGGACCCTACGTGGAAACCTATATTACCATGCTGGGTGAAACAGCCCAATATATGGAGAGCGCATCAGGGAATTGGTATGCTGAAGTGAAAGTGAAAACAATCATCACCGGATTCGGCAGGGATGTTTATCTCGACCGGCATGTTTTAAGAAGTCCTCCTGTAGCCAATGAAAAGGATGCCAAGCCTAATTTTCTGGACATGCAGCGCATTCCCCTGGCCAATGGTACATATGAGGTGACGATCACCATTCAGGATTTGCACAGTGATAAAGAACCACAAACCACATCGTTCAATGTTACCGTGGATTGCCCTGCCGATGAGGTATTTATTTCCGATATAGAATTGGTCGATAGCTATGAAGAAGCCATAGGCCCACCTTCTGATTTTACAAAAAGCGGCCTGGAGATGATTCCCTATGCCATGGACTACTACCCGGAATCCATCGATAAGATCACCTATTACGCTGAAATTTATCATACGGATGCCATTCTCGGTGCCGGTCAGCGGTACCTGGCCAATATTTACATTGAATCCGACCAAACCCGAGCACCCATGGCCAATCTGAGCAGGTTTAAGAAACAGGTGACCGCACCGACCAATGCATTGTTCGGCGAGTTTCCACTGGATAAGGTGTACTCCGGAGACTTTCACCTGGTGATCGAGGTTCGGGATACTACAAATCAATTATTGGCCATTACAAAACGTTACTTTCAGCGCAGTCAGCCGGCCGTTTCAACGACCATGGCCGACGTGGAGAGTACGGATATAACGCTATCGTTCGCCACCACCTTCCATTCGAAGGATACGTTGATCGATTATATCCGCTCGCTTCGTCCGATATCCAATGAACGGGACCTGGTCTTTGCCGATAATGCTATTGCTTCGGATGATATCGAATTAATGCAAAAGTATTTTCACAGCTTCTGGTTGTCAAGAAATCCGGAAGATCCGGCCAAAGCGTGGAAGGAATATAAAGTAAAGGTGGATGAGGTAAACGAGAAGTTTGGAACCCGGTTGTCCAAAGGTTATGATACCGATCGTGGCAGGGTATACCTCCAATACGGTGCCCCGAATTCCATCGCCAAAAGTTACAATGAGCCGAGTGCATACCCCTACGAGATATGGCACTACTACATGTTAGGGGCACAACCAAACAGAAGGTTCATTTTTTATAATCCTGACCTGGTAACAGACGAATTTGCACTTCTTCATTCTGACGCAAAAGGGGAAGTATTCAACAGCCAATGGGAACAGGTGATACATAAGCGTACCACACCCATGGGTAACCTCGACGACCAGGGAAGCCCGGGTCATATGGGTGGCCGCTCGAGTGATTTGTACAGAAATCCGCGATGA
- a CDS encoding lysophospholipid acyltransferase family protein, whose translation MSIGYYLVLMLLYPLSVLPDPVKWQFSRLIGFVLAHVVRYRRSVITTNLRNAFPEKDTAWLHRLMVDYYRHMGILFMEVIGQLSFSEAYFERHVKITNLQLLKDLHDSGRSVIVVMGHHGNWELAALLLAQSTPFESYAIYKPLSSQVADRLFAKLRSRFRAGLVKMRDTSRHMLATRDRQQAVLFVSDQTPLKSEASFWTTFLHQDTPVYLGAEKMAKKMNLPVVFLDMRRVKPGYYDVTFSLITDQPGETTTHEITERHTAMLEESIRQQPETWLWSHRRWKHKRSEKDVSHG comes from the coding sequence ATGAGTATTGGATATTACCTTGTTCTGATGCTCCTTTATCCGCTTTCCGTTCTGCCGGACCCGGTGAAATGGCAATTCTCCCGACTGATCGGTTTTGTGCTTGCCCATGTGGTGAGATACCGGCGTTCGGTCATCACCACCAATCTCAGGAATGCCTTTCCGGAGAAAGATACGGCATGGCTTCATCGACTAATGGTTGACTATTACCGGCATATGGGCATATTGTTCATGGAGGTGATCGGGCAGCTGTCTTTTTCCGAAGCGTATTTTGAGCGTCATGTCAAAATCACCAATCTACAATTATTAAAAGACCTGCACGATTCCGGAAGGAGTGTGATCGTGGTGATGGGGCATCATGGTAACTGGGAATTGGCAGCTTTGCTTCTGGCCCAGTCCACACCCTTTGAATCATACGCCATTTATAAACCCTTATCCAGTCAGGTAGCGGACAGGCTATTTGCGAAGCTACGTTCAAGGTTCAGGGCCGGATTGGTGAAGATGCGGGATACGTCCCGTCATATGCTTGCCACACGAGACCGGCAGCAAGCGGTGCTGTTCGTTTCCGATCAGACACCTTTAAAAAGTGAAGCATCTTTCTGGACCACATTTCTTCATCAGGATACACCTGTTTATCTTGGTGCCGAGAAAATGGCAAAAAAAATGAATCTCCCGGTTGTCTTTCTGGATATGCGACGTGTGAAGCCCGGGTATTATGATGTGACGTTTTCTCTGATTACCGATCAACCCGGGGAAACAACCACCCATGAAATAACCGAACGTCATACGGCAATGCTGGAAGAATCCATCAGACAGCAGCCGGAAACCTGGCTATGGTCGCACAGGCGATGGAAGCATAAGCGTTCCGAAAAAGATGTAAGCCATGGATAG
- a CDS encoding glycosyltransferase family 2 protein — MDRVAVVILNWNGRHLMERFLPSVIQFSKDASVVVADNASSDDSVEWLGKRYPQIRVIRHSKNLGFTEGYNQALKEVNAKHYVLLNSDVEVTEGWLDHMLAKMEEDSTIAACQPKLLKEAERTQFEYAGAGGGYIDRYGFPFCRGRIFQSIERDHGQFDDQVEVFWASGACMMIRSELFHQSGGFDASFFAHMEEIDLCWRLKRMGYTIWYVGTSTVYHVGGATLQTNSPRKTYLNFRNNLSMMFKNLPARGLFRSMFIKMVLDGIASVKFFAEGHVRSAWAVFRAHVYFYSHLSTLKRNRREVREISEKEEVSAIYNGSVVVAHYGKRKHRFKDLDQDRMTAS; from the coding sequence ATGGATAGGGTCGCGGTGGTCATCCTTAACTGGAACGGCAGACATCTGATGGAGCGCTTTCTGCCCTCTGTAATACAGTTCAGTAAAGACGCTTCGGTGGTAGTGGCAGATAACGCATCGTCAGATGATTCAGTTGAATGGCTTGGGAAGAGATATCCTCAAATTCGGGTTATCCGTCACAGTAAAAACCTTGGCTTCACCGAAGGTTATAACCAGGCCTTGAAAGAGGTCAATGCCAAACACTACGTTTTATTGAATTCCGATGTAGAGGTGACGGAAGGGTGGCTGGATCACATGCTTGCAAAGATGGAAGAGGACTCTACCATCGCCGCCTGTCAGCCTAAATTATTAAAGGAGGCGGAGCGGACACAATTTGAATATGCCGGTGCCGGGGGAGGTTATATTGACCGTTATGGCTTTCCTTTTTGTCGGGGCAGGATTTTTCAAAGTATTGAGCGTGACCATGGCCAGTTCGATGATCAGGTTGAGGTTTTCTGGGCAAGTGGCGCGTGTATGATGATCCGTTCTGAACTTTTTCACCAAAGCGGTGGGTTCGATGCCTCATTCTTTGCCCACATGGAGGAGATTGATCTGTGCTGGCGCCTGAAACGAATGGGGTATACGATCTGGTACGTCGGAACATCAACCGTTTATCATGTGGGTGGAGCCACCTTGCAAACCAACAGTCCGCGTAAGACATATCTGAACTTCCGGAATAACCTGAGCATGATGTTTAAGAATCTGCCTGCCCGGGGTCTTTTTCGGAGTATGTTCATCAAAATGGTGTTGGATGGCATCGCCAGTGTCAAATTCTTTGCAGAAGGACATGTGCGTAGTGCCTGGGCGGTTTTCAGAGCCCATGTCTACTTTTATTCCCATTTATCTACCCTGAAAAGGAACCGAAGGGAGGTCAGGGAAATATCTGAAAAAGAAGAGGTGAGTGCTATCTATAACGGCAGTGTGGTTGTTGCGCATTACGGAAAGAGAAAACACCGGTTCAAAGACCTTGATCAGGACCGGATGACAGCTTCCTAG
- the aroQ gene encoding type II 3-dehydroquinate dehydratase: MEIAIINGPNLNLLGKREPDVYGNTSFEAYLETLESRYPDITFSYFQSNVEGELVNKLQEVGFNSDGILLNAGAYTHTSVAIRDAISAIKTTVIEIHISNVYARESFRHESLIASVCKGTICGFGLDSYRLGVESFRS, encoded by the coding sequence ATGGAAATCGCCATTATCAACGGCCCGAACCTGAATCTTCTCGGTAAAAGGGAACCTGATGTCTACGGAAACACTTCTTTTGAAGCGTATCTGGAAACACTCGAAAGCAGGTACCCTGATATTACGTTCAGCTACTTTCAAAGCAATGTGGAAGGTGAACTGGTGAATAAACTTCAAGAAGTAGGCTTCAATAGTGATGGAATCCTGTTGAATGCAGGCGCCTATACACATACATCCGTTGCCATCAGGGATGCCATATCAGCAATCAAAACCACCGTCATAGAGATACATATCTCCAATGTATATGCACGCGAATCCTTTCGCCATGAGAGTCTGATCGCATCTGTGTGCAAGGGTACCATTTGCGGATTCGGACTGGATTCCTATCGTCTGGGTGTCGAAAGCTTCAGAAGCTAG
- a CDS encoding CoA-binding protein: MNIGNNRKTLVLGASPNPERYGYKAVQKLAEADIPVVAVGTRPGQIGSVTIRTDQPKETGVDTVSLYVGPAHQPDLYEYILSLKPRRIIMNPGTENPELMELANKAGIEVEVACTLVLLATKQF, translated from the coding sequence ATGAACATTGGAAATAATAGAAAGACACTGGTTCTGGGTGCGAGTCCAAACCCGGAGCGCTATGGCTATAAAGCTGTGCAAAAGTTGGCTGAGGCTGATATTCCGGTAGTGGCGGTAGGAACACGTCCCGGTCAGATCGGGTCGGTGACAATCCGAACGGATCAGCCAAAGGAAACGGGTGTTGATACCGTAAGCCTGTACGTGGGACCTGCCCATCAGCCCGATCTGTACGAATACATCCTGTCGCTCAAACCCCGGCGGATCATTATGAACCCTGGTACAGAAAACCCTGAACTGATGGAGTTGGCGAATAAAGCTGGTATTGAAGTAGAGGTGGCCTGTACACTTGTTCTGCTTGCCACAAAGCAGTTTTGA
- a CDS encoding sigma-70 family RNA polymerase sigma factor, producing the protein MSSTQSDAEILEAYRNHGNEKLLADLYLRYRTMVIGVCMKYLKNEEDARDAMMDIYHSLGEKVHKHTIAYFKSWLYMVVKNHCLMILRRNKDIRHVDAEVVFGEPALMENPSSMHLTDKEVLEDEIGELEKAIDQLSEEQSVCVRKFYLEEKSYQEVAHETGYPLKKVKSYIQNGKRNLKNLLEHIRQDE; encoded by the coding sequence ATGTCATCCACACAGAGCGACGCGGAGATTCTTGAAGCATACAGGAATCATGGCAACGAAAAATTGCTGGCTGATCTTTATCTGAGATACAGGACAATGGTCATTGGTGTGTGCATGAAGTATCTGAAGAATGAGGAAGACGCAAGGGACGCGATGATGGATATCTATCATTCCCTGGGAGAGAAAGTACACAAACACACCATCGCTTATTTTAAGAGTTGGTTGTACATGGTGGTGAAGAATCATTGCCTGATGATCCTGCGGCGAAACAAAGACATACGCCATGTGGATGCGGAAGTTGTTTTTGGAGAACCTGCCCTTATGGAAAATCCATCGAGCATGCATCTCACAGACAAGGAGGTATTGGAGGATGAGATCGGTGAACTGGAAAAGGCGATCGATCAGTTGTCAGAGGAGCAGTCGGTATGCGTGAGAAAGTTCTATCTTGAAGAAAAATCGTACCAGGAAGTCGCCCATGAAACGGGATACCCTCTGAAAAAAGTAAAGAGTTATATACAGAACGGAAAACGGAATTTGAAGAATCTTCTGGAACATATACGCCAGGATGAATAG
- a CDS encoding SRPBCC family protein, which yields MGKAIKVILLAFLAVLVVFLILTPFVKTKRKVVRSVEINVPAERVFELINNPRNWAKWAAVDSRCTDTKYYYSGNVEGRDARLSAESETCGNTEYVITKSTPNEMVAFDIFIESSGLVGKGSITIDPAKEGVKVDFIDIWDLGDLAFHKRLFAVMMFDSMVGGSLERSAQGLKSLAESNQL from the coding sequence ATGGGAAAGGCAATCAAGGTTATTTTATTGGCATTTTTAGCGGTGTTGGTTGTATTTCTGATCCTGACACCATTTGTCAAGACCAAGCGTAAGGTCGTTCGTTCCGTTGAGATCAACGTTCCTGCCGAGCGGGTGTTTGAGCTCATTAATAATCCCCGTAACTGGGCGAAGTGGGCTGCGGTAGACAGCCGGTGTACGGATACAAAATATTACTATAGTGGCAATGTAGAAGGACGGGATGCAAGGCTCAGCGCTGAAAGTGAAACATGTGGCAATACCGAATATGTGATCACCAAAAGCACGCCCAATGAAATGGTGGCCTTTGACATCTTTATTGAAAGCTCCGGTCTGGTGGGCAAAGGATCCATTACCATCGATCCTGCCAAAGAAGGCGTAAAGGTCGATTTTATCGACATTTGGGATCTCGGTGATCTGGCATTTCACAAACGCCTTTTTGCCGTCATGATGTTTGATTCCATGGTGGGTGGAAGTCTGGAAAGATCTGCCCAGGGACTAAAAAGTCTGGCGGAAAGCAATCAACTTTAA